One Caloenas nicobarica isolate bCalNic1 chromosome 31, bCalNic1.hap1, whole genome shotgun sequence genomic region harbors:
- the LOC136000068 gene encoding uncharacterized protein LOC136000068, whose amino-acid sequence MGSRQQKGDGHGISEQSGGCHSSGGGGGSCHGSGEGGSIGYQTQGSSCHGGGSSGGGGGAIYQTHISSSSFGKGGGSGQQSQGSISGSGGGGAGSGHQGHGSICIIGGGGGGGGGGGGGGGGGSGHQSQGPICIGGGSGGGGGGGGGGSSHQSQGPICIGGGGGGGGGSGHHSQGPICIGGGSIGGGGGGGGSGHQGQGPIYIGGGSIGGGGGGGGGSGHQSQGPICIGGGSGGGGGGGSSHQSQGPICIVGGGGGGGGSGHHSQSPICIGGGSIGGGGGGGGGGGSGHQSQGPICIGGGSGGGGGGGSSHQSQGPICIGGGGGGGGGSGHQGQGPIYIGGGSIGGGGGGGGGSGHQSQGPICIGGGSIGGGGGGGGGGGSGHQSQGPIYIGGGSIGGGGGGGGGGGSGHQGQGPIYTGGGSIGGGGGGGGGGGSGHQSQGPISIGDGGGGGGRGGSSHQGQGPICIGGGSGGGGGGSSHQGQGPICIGGGSIGGGGGGGGGGGSGHQSQGPICIGGGGGGGGGGSGHQGQGPICIGGGSMGGGGGGGGGGGGSSHHGQGSICIIGGGGSGHQSHGSSSSGGGGSGGGSSSSGGLSIQQQTQPISWPPQTKHK is encoded by the exons ATGGGTTCCCGTCAGCAGAAGGGTGATGGCCACGGGATCTCTGAACAGTCTGGTGGATGCCACAGCAGTGGTGGTGGAGGAGGATCCTGCCACGGTAGTGGTGAAGGAGGATCTATAGGATACCAGACCCAAGGATCATCCTGCCATGGAGGAGGAAGCAGTGGTGGTGGCGGTGGTGCTATTTACCAGACCCACATATCATCTTCCTCctttggaaaaggaggaggtTCGGGCCAACAGAGTCAAGGATCCATCAGTGGCAGTGGAGGAGGTGGTGCTGGGTCAGGACACCAGGGACATGGATCCATCTGCATTATtggaggtggaggtggtggtggtggaggtggtggtg gaggaggtggaggtggtTCAGGCCACCAGAGCCAAGGCCCCATCTGCATCGGAGGTGGCAGTGGAGGAGGcggaggaggtggaggaggtggTTCCAGCCACCAGAGCCAAGGTCCCATCTGTATtggtggtggaggaggaggtggaggtggtTCAGGCCACCACAGCCAAGGCCCCATCTGCATTGGAGGTGGAAGCataggaggaggaggaggtggaggtggtTCAGGTCACCAGGGCCAAGGCCCCATCTACATTGGAGGTGGAAGCATAGGAGGAGGTGGAGGCGGAGGAGGTGGTTCTGGCCACCAGAGCCAAGGCCCCATCTGCATCGGAGGTGGCagtggaggaggtggaggaggtggTTCCAGCCACCAGAGCCAAGGCCCCATCTGTATTGttggtggaggaggaggtggaggtggtTCAGGCCACCACAGCCAAAGCCCCATTTGCATTGGAGGTGGCAGCataggaggaggaggaggaggaggaggcggaggTGGTTCAGGTCACCAGAGCCAAGGCCCCATCTGCATCGGAGGTGGCagtggaggaggtggaggaggtggTTCCAGCCACCAGAGCCAAGGCCCCATCTGTATtggtggtggaggaggaggtggaggtggtTCAGGTCACCAGGGCCAAGGCCCCATCTACATTGGAGGTGGCAGTataggaggaggaggaggaggtggaggtggtTCTGGCCACCAGAGCCAAGGTCCCATTTGCATTGGAGGTGGCAGCataggaggaggaggaggaggaggaggcggaggTGGTTCAGGTCACCAGAGCCAAGGCCCCATCTACATTGGAGGTGGCAGCataggaggaggaggaggaggaggaggcggaggTGGTTCAGGTCACCAGGGCCAAGGCCCCATCTACACTGGAGGTGGCAGCataggaggaggaggaggtggaggcgGAGGAGGTGGTTCAGGTCACCAGAGCCAAGGTCCCATCTCCATTGGTGAtggtggtggaggaggaggcagaggtggTTCAAGCCACCAGGGCCAAGGTCCCATCTGCATTGGTGGTGGAAGTGGTGGTGGAGGAGGTGGTTCAAGCCACCAGGGCCAGGGCCCCATCTGCATTGGCGGTGGCAGCataggaggaggaggaggtggaggtggaGGAGGTGGTTCAGGTCACCAGAGCCAAGGTCCCATCTGcattggtggtggtggtggtggtggcggAGGTGGTTCTGGCCACCAGGGCCAAGGTCCTATCTGCATTGGAGGTGGCAgcatgggaggaggaggaggaggaggaggcggaggaggTGGTTCAAGCCACCATGGTCAAGGATCCATCTGCATCATTGGTGGAGGTGGCTCAGGTCACCAGAGCCATGGATCATCCTCTTCtggaggaggtggcagtggaGGTGGTTCATCCAGTTCTGGAGGTCTGTCCATTCAACAGCAGACCCAGCCAATCTCCTGGCCACCACAGACTAAACACAAGTAG
- the LOC136000086 gene encoding loricrin-like → MCSRQTSGGCHETSSQSDGCHGGGSSCYGGSSSGYQAQGSSCCGGSGSAGYGGSSGGSGKIIVSSGGGGGGSCCSGGSSDYGMGGGYSMGGGSSSGSGGSGQKTIVSSGGGGGGSCGCHSGGSSGGSSGGKIIIVGGGSGGSSGCCSGGSSGYGMGGGYSGGSSGSKSIIGGGSSGGSSGGCSGGSSGYGMGGGYSGGSSGSKSIIGGGSSGGSSGGCSGGSSGYGMGGGYSGGSSGSKSIIGGGSSGGSSGGCSGGSSGYGMGGGSSGGSSGSKSIIGGGSSGGSSGYCSGGSSGYCSGGSSYGMGGGSSGGSSGGKIIIGGGSSGGSSGYCSGGSSDYSMGGGYSGGSGGSGQKTIISSGGGGGGSSGSCSGGSSGGSSGGKIIIVGGGSGGSSGCCSGGSSGYGMGGGSSGGSSGSKSIIGGGSSGGSSGYCSGGSSYGMGGGSSGGSSGGKTIIVGGGSGGSSGCCSGGSSGYGMGGGSSGGSSGSKSIIGGGSRGGSSGCCSGGSSYGMGGGSSGGSSGGKTIIVGGSSGGSSGCCSGGSSGYGMGGGSSGGSSGSKSIIGGGSSGGSSGYCSGGSSYGMGGGSSGRSSGGKIIIGGGSSGGSSGCCSGGSSGGGSSGHSIIISSGGGSGGSGHSTQQKCPIVIPHIESHQTKQACHWPPSHHK, encoded by the coding sequence ATGTGCTCCAGACAGACCTCCGGAGGCTGCCATGAAACATCCTCCCAGTCCGACGGATGCCACGGCGGAGGCTCCTCCTGCTATGGAGGCAGCTCCTCTGGCTACCAGGCCCAGGGCTCCTCCTGCTGTGGGGGCTCAGGCTCGGCCGGCTATGGCGGGAGCAGTGGGGGCTCTGGCAAGATCATTGTCAGCTCTGGTGGTGGAGGAGGTGGATCCTGCTGCAGTGGGGGCTCCTCAGACTACGGCATGGGAGGAGGATACAGTATGGGAGGAGGATCCAGCAGTGGAAGTGGGGGATCAGGCCAGAAGACCATTGTGAGCTCAGGTGGTGGAGGAGGCGGCTCATGCGGCTGCCACAGTGGAGGATCCAGTGGTGGGTCTTCTGGTGGCAAGATCATAATTGTGGGTGGAGGTAGTGGAGGATCATCTGGATGCTGCAGTGGGGGATCCTCAGGCTACGGCATGGGAGGAGGATACAGTGGTGGGTCTTCAGGATCAAAGAGCATAATTGGAGGTGGAAGTAGTGGAGGATCATCTGGAGGCTGCAGTGGGGGATCCTCAGGCTACGGCATGGGAGGAGGATACAGTGGTGGGTCTTCAGGATCAAAGAGCATAATTGGAGGTGGAAGTAGTGGAGGATCATCTGGAGGCTGCAGTGGGGGATCCTCAGGCTACGGCATGGGAGGAGGATACAGTGGTGGGTCTTCAGGATCAAAGAGCATAATTGGAGGTGGAAGTAGTGGAGGATCATCTGGAGGCTGCAGTGGGGGATCCTCAGGCTACGGCATGGGAGGAGGATCCAGTGGTGGGTCTTCAGGATCAAAGAGCATAATTGGAGGTGGAAGCAGTGGAGGTTCCTCTGGATACTGCAGTGGAGGTTCCTCTGGATACTGCAGTGGAGGATCCAGCTATGGCATGGGAGGAGGATCCAGTGGCGGGTCTTCTGGTGGCAAGATCATAATTGGAGGTGGAAGCAGTGGAGGTTCCTCTGGATACTGCAGTGGGGGATCCTCAGACTACAGCATGGGAGGAGGATACAGTGGTGGCAGTGGAGGATCAGGCCAGAAAACCATTATTAGCTCAGGTGGTGGAGGAGGTGGCTCATCTGGATCCTGTAGTGGAGGATCCAGTGGTGGGTCTTCTGGTGGCAAGATCATAATTGTGGGTGGAGGTAGTGGAGGATCATCTGGATGTTGCAGTGGGGGATCCTCAGGCTATGGCATGGGAGGAGGATCCAGTGGTGGGTCTTCAGGATCAAAGAGCATAATTGGAGGTGGAAGCAGTGGAGGTTCCTCTGGATACTGCAGTGGAGGATCCAGCTATGGCATGGGAGGAGGATCCAGTGGTGGGTCTTCTGGTGGCAAGACCATAATTGTAGGTGGAGGTAGTGGAGGATCATCTGGATGCTGCAGTGGGGGATCCTCAGGCTATGGCATGGGAGGAGGATCCAGTGGTGGGTCTTCAGGATCAAAGAGCATAATTGGAGGTGGAAGTAGAGGAGGATCATCTGGATGCTGCAGTGGAGGATCCAGCTATGGCATGGGAGGAGGATCCAGTGGTGGGTCTTCTGGTGGCAAGACCATAATTGTAGGTGGAAGTAGTGGCGGATCATCTGGATGCTGCAGTGGGGGATCCTCAGGCTATGGCATGGGAGGAGGATCCAGTGGTGGGTCTTCAGGATCAAAGAGCATAATTGGAGGTGGAAGCAGTGGAGGTTCCTCTGGATACTGCAGTGGAGGATCCAGCTATGGCATGGGAGGAGGATCCAGTGGCAGGTCTTCTGGTGGCAAGATCATAATCGGAGGTGGAAGCAGTGGAGGTTCCTCTGGATGCTGCAGTGGAGGATCCAGTGGTGGTGGTTCCTCAGGCCACTCAATCATCATCAGCTCTGGAGGGGGCAGTGGAGGGTCTGGCCATTCCACACAGCAGAAATGCCCCATTGTCATTCCCCACATCGAGTCACATCAGACCAAACAGGCCTGCCACTGGCCCCCCAGCCACCACAAGTAA
- the LOC136000139 gene encoding loricrin-like — translation MCFQWMRKIYQYLRGRCAHRNRGYSNEISSHHSGSRGLSNLHGHGSFFCGGEGSVTYSRRPSFGQPIPTSSTYGIAGGYTCGGDGSIIIDNSNSGGTSGWSTAGGTVPVYGSGGGGSTCHSGTLGITEGGGSGYGYDASPRENALTGGGRGGSGYCSTGSGYGISGHSGPELSYGGGGSFQDMQQKCPVVIPNIKAQQSKQSSQWPHSQKK, via the exons ATGTGTTTCCAATGGATGAGGAAG attTATCAGTATCTCCGAGGGAGATGTGCCCACCGGAACAGGGGCTACAGCAATGAGATATCCTCACACCACAGTGGCAGCAGGGGCTTGTCAAACCTCCATGGACATGGCTCCTTCTTCTGTGGTGGGGAAGGCTCAGTCACCTACAGCCGGAGACCTTCATTTGGCCAGCCCATTCCAACATCATCCACCTACGGCATTGCCGGGGGTTACACATGTGGTGGGGATGGATCTATTATAATAGACAACAGCAACAGTGGGGGGACATCTGGCTGGAGCACTGCAGGAGGGACAGTACCTGTCTATGGCAGTGGTGGTGGAGGATCCACCTGCCACAGCGGGACACTGGGCATCACTGAAGGAGGAGGCTCCGGGTACGGATATGATGCATCACCGAGAGAAAATGCCTTAACAGGTGGGGGCAGAGGTGGGTCTGGGTATTGTAGCACAGGATCAGGCTATGGCATCAGTGGACACTCAGGTCCAGAGCTCAGCTACGGAGGTGGTGGTTCCTTCCAGGACATGCAGCAGAAATGCCCCGTTGTCATTCCCAACATCAAGGCCCAGCAGAGCAAGCAGAGCAGCCAGTGGCCACACAGCCAGAAGAAGTGA